A single region of the Winslowiella toletana genome encodes:
- a CDS encoding tetratricopeptide repeat protein, translated as MWCVFVEAFPSSSINSFCTFITACQKTQISQEKQKESASVSGMFKMSSAENKQRRPSDSINLIRENNMQRPDLNSSLVPDTDTPTDALAADVDALLAGKTSLAELCNISPQQLEDLYAQGYQAWEEGNLEMATDFFALVAQLDPAARRNIFAFACALKQQGEYAHALKLFSYAVQMQPSDPFAPFHIANCLQAVGEVEGAREIFNVTIALCFERANSDARYEDLRKQAEDQLTELNG; from the coding sequence TTGTGGTGCGTATTCGTCGAAGCTTTCCCTTCCTCCTCCATAAATTCCTTTTGTACTTTCATTACAGCATGTCAAAAAACCCAAATTTCTCAGGAAAAACAGAAGGAATCAGCCTCTGTAAGTGGGATGTTTAAGATGAGTAGCGCAGAAAACAAGCAACGCCGACCATCAGATAGCATCAACCTAATCCGGGAAAATAATATGCAACGACCTGACCTGAATTCATCGCTTGTCCCTGATACTGACACTCCGACGGACGCGCTTGCCGCAGATGTCGACGCACTGCTTGCAGGAAAAACCTCGCTTGCTGAGCTGTGTAATATTTCACCACAGCAGCTGGAGGATCTCTATGCGCAGGGTTATCAGGCGTGGGAAGAGGGTAATCTGGAGATGGCTACCGATTTTTTTGCGCTGGTCGCGCAGCTGGACCCCGCTGCCCGCCGCAATATTTTTGCTTTTGCCTGTGCCCTTAAACAGCAAGGTGAATATGCTCATGCCCTGAAACTTTTCAGCTATGCCGTACAGATGCAGCCCAGCGATCCCTTTGCTCCTTTTCATATTGCCAACTGCTTGCAAGCTGTCGGTGAGGTAGAAGGGGCGCGGGAAATCTTCAATGTGACTATCGCTCTGTGCTTTGAAAGGGCGAATAGCGATGCGCGTTATGAGGATTTACGTAAGCAAGCGGAAGATCAACTAACTGAATTAAATGGATAA
- a CDS encoding DUF1107 domain-containing protein produces MKIFQRYNPLQVAKYVKTLFRGRLYIKDVGAFEFDKGKILIPRIKDKQHYSVMSEVNRQVLRLQTEFN; encoded by the coding sequence ATGAAAATATTCCAGCGTTACAACCCATTGCAGGTCGCAAAGTATGTAAAAACGCTGTTCAGAGGAAGGCTGTATATCAAGGATGTCGGTGCGTTTGAATTCGATAAGGGTAAAATTCTTATCCCGCGCATCAAAGATAAGCAGCACTATAGCGTTATGTCGGAAGTTAATCGCCAGGTTCTGAGATTACAGACTGAGTTTAACTGA
- the cysQ gene encoding 3'(2'),5'-bisphosphate nucleotidase CysQ — MLEQICQLAREAGEAIMQVYDGQAPLDVSHKSDDSPVTAADIAAHQVIVQGLSSLTPDVPVLSEEDPASWEVRQHWQRYWLVDPLDGTKEFIKRNGEFTVNIALIDKGVPVLGVVYAPAIGVMYSAAAGKAWKEEGGHQEQIQVRDARPPLVVISRSHASSDEELKEYLDQMGEHQTTAIGSSLKFCLVAEGKAQLYPRFGPTNIWDTGAGHAVAIAAGAHVHDWKGQTLDYTPRESFLNPGFRVSIF, encoded by the coding sequence ATGTTAGAGCAAATTTGCCAGCTGGCGCGTGAAGCGGGCGAGGCCATTATGCAGGTATACGATGGCCAGGCACCGCTTGACGTTTCTCACAAGTCTGATGATTCTCCGGTTACCGCAGCGGATATCGCGGCACATCAAGTGATTGTACAGGGGTTAAGTTCACTGACGCCGGATGTTCCGGTGTTGTCGGAAGAGGATCCCGCAAGCTGGGAGGTGCGTCAGCACTGGCAGCGCTACTGGCTGGTTGACCCGCTGGACGGCACCAAAGAGTTCATTAAGCGCAACGGCGAATTTACCGTGAATATTGCCCTGATTGATAAGGGTGTTCCGGTGCTGGGTGTGGTCTATGCGCCAGCGATTGGCGTGATGTATTCGGCGGCGGCTGGTAAGGCATGGAAAGAAGAGGGCGGCCATCAGGAGCAGATTCAGGTACGCGATGCGCGTCCACCGCTGGTGGTGATTAGCCGTTCTCATGCCAGCTCTGATGAAGAACTGAAAGAGTATCTGGACCAGATGGGCGAGCATCAGACTACCGCCATTGGCTCTTCGCTGAAGTTCTGCCTGGTGGCGGAAGGCAAAGCGCAGCTGTATCCACGTTTTGGGCCAACCAATATCTGGGATACCGGCGCAGGCCATGCGGTGGCTATTGCTGCCGGAGCCCATGTGCATGACTGGAAAGGCCAGACGCTGGACTATACCCCGCGCGAGTCATTCCTGAACCCGGGGTTCCGGGTGTCGATTTTCTGA
- the tamB gene encoding autotransporter assembly complex protein TamB: protein MSRWKKVLIGILIFILLLLGGVAFLIGTTTGLHLLLNGASRWVPGLEIKQVDGGWRNLTLSGIQYEMPGVTVNAGEFHLAVQLGCLKRSAFCINDLSLKDVNVVVDSKKMAPSAEPAPQEESAMGDLSTPYPLTLRRVALHNINVKIDDTTVSLLDFSTGMNWQGRAMTLTPTRIQSLLVALPKAAKVADEQVVQPKVQQPQAGEKPLGETLQEMFAQPLLPELPDFRLPLDINVQEVVGEQLRITGDTDILVNRLLLKAKTEDRLLHLETLDVDSPQGLLNASGQAQLSDNWPLDFTVNSTLNIDPLKGEKIKLTLGGEMRDQLKLALNLSGPIPAQLDAQTELAQVGLPLEMTLSSPQFRWPLTGPVQYQADNFNFKFSGKATDYVMSLRTALKGEAIPPATVTLDGKGNIEQFTLDKLRLAALQGNTDLTAVVDWSKAISWRSELTLAGINTAKQYPDWPAKLDGKITTRGSLYGGSWQVRVPELALRGNVKQNAVTANGSLYGNSYNQWDIPGIKLVLGRNNVNVKGSLGETLNLDADIDAQHLDNALPGLGGVVKGNIKARGNLEAPQLLADLTATGLRWQQMSIGRVKVDGDVRSSDQIQGKLAIRVEQLKQDALAINLLTLNADGNEKQHQLKLNVQGEPVSGQLALSGSFDRKEQRWKGSLNNTRFDTPVGEWRLSRAMTIDYLNSTQTASIGAHCWQNPNAQLCVPQTIEAGPSGHARVVLNRFDLAMIKPFMPEETALSGVFNGDAEVSWTANGGLPQGRVSLKGNGVKLEQDVQGNTLPIAFNTLNLNAALRNGRAQLDWLIRIANNGQLDGNVQIADPEGRRTLSGNVNITDLSLAMLNPALMQGEKVAGVLNAGLRLGGNLQRPQVFGQLALRNVDVDGNFMPVDLTSANLTMLFNGMSSTLEGLIQTSQGQINLNGDADWSQLDNWRARVAAKGNRVRVTVPPMVRMDVSPDLVFQATPSMFNLDGRVDIPWARITVQEVPESAVGVSSDEVMLDQNLQPIAPKSAAIPINSNLVIHIGNDVRLDAFGLKARLNGDLKLVQDKRGLGLNGQINIPSGRFHAYGQDLIVRKGELQFAGPPDQPYLNLEAIRNPEATENDVTAGLRVTGLADEPKVEIFADPAMSQQEALSYLLRGQGLNSDGDGNALTSALVGLGVAQSGQVMGKIGETFGVSNLALDTAGVGDSQQVQVSGYVLPGLQVKYGVGIFDSLATLTLRYRLMPKFYLEAVSGIDQALDVLYQFEF, encoded by the coding sequence ATGAGTCGCTGGAAGAAGGTCCTGATTGGCATTCTGATTTTTATCCTGCTGCTGCTTGGCGGCGTGGCGTTTTTAATTGGTACCACTACCGGGCTGCATCTGTTGCTTAACGGTGCCTCGCGCTGGGTGCCGGGGCTGGAAATTAAGCAGGTCGACGGTGGCTGGCGCAACCTGACGCTAAGCGGTATTCAGTATGAAATGCCGGGCGTGACGGTAAATGCCGGAGAATTTCACCTTGCGGTGCAGCTCGGCTGCCTGAAGCGTTCGGCGTTTTGTATCAACGATCTGTCGCTGAAAGACGTTAACGTCGTCGTCGACAGCAAGAAAATGGCACCTTCGGCCGAGCCTGCGCCGCAGGAAGAGAGCGCAATGGGCGATCTCTCCACGCCTTATCCGCTGACTTTACGCCGCGTGGCGCTGCATAACATCAACGTGAAAATCGATGATACCACCGTTTCTCTGCTCGATTTTTCTACCGGGATGAACTGGCAAGGTCGTGCGATGACCTTAACCCCGACCCGCATTCAGAGCCTGCTGGTGGCGCTGCCTAAGGCGGCCAAAGTGGCCGATGAGCAGGTGGTGCAGCCAAAAGTCCAGCAGCCGCAAGCTGGCGAAAAGCCTTTAGGTGAAACGCTGCAGGAGATGTTTGCGCAACCCCTGCTGCCGGAATTGCCAGATTTCCGCCTGCCGCTGGATATTAATGTGCAGGAGGTGGTTGGCGAACAGCTGCGCATCACTGGTGACACCGATATTCTGGTTAACCGTCTGTTACTGAAAGCGAAAACCGAAGATCGCCTGCTGCATCTTGAAACGCTGGACGTGGATTCGCCGCAGGGGCTGCTGAATGCCAGCGGTCAGGCACAGCTGTCGGATAACTGGCCGCTAGATTTTACCGTCAACAGCACGCTAAATATCGATCCGCTGAAAGGCGAAAAGATCAAACTGACGCTCGGCGGCGAGATGCGCGACCAACTGAAGCTGGCGCTGAATCTATCCGGGCCAATACCGGCTCAGCTTGATGCGCAAACTGAACTGGCACAGGTGGGTCTACCGCTGGAAATGACGCTCAGTAGCCCGCAATTTCGCTGGCCACTGACCGGACCGGTGCAGTACCAGGCCGATAATTTCAACTTCAAATTCAGCGGTAAGGCGACGGATTACGTGATGTCGCTGCGTACGGCGCTGAAGGGCGAAGCCATCCCTCCTGCCACAGTGACGCTGGACGGTAAGGGCAATATCGAGCAGTTTACCCTCGATAAACTGCGTCTGGCCGCGCTGCAGGGCAATACCGACCTCACGGCGGTGGTGGACTGGAGCAAAGCGATTAGCTGGCGCAGTGAGTTAACGCTCGCCGGCATCAACACGGCGAAACAGTATCCTGACTGGCCGGCAAAACTGGACGGTAAAATTACCACCCGAGGCAGTCTGTACGGCGGCAGCTGGCAGGTGCGGGTTCCGGAACTGGCACTGCGTGGCAATGTGAAGCAGAACGCGGTTACCGCCAATGGCTCACTGTATGGCAATAGCTATAACCAGTGGGACATTCCCGGCATCAAGCTGGTGCTTGGTCGCAACAACGTCAACGTCAAAGGTTCACTCGGTGAAACACTGAATCTGGATGCGGATATCGACGCCCAGCATCTCGATAATGCGCTACCGGGACTGGGCGGCGTAGTGAAGGGCAATATCAAGGCACGCGGCAACCTGGAAGCGCCACAGTTACTGGCTGACCTGACTGCGACCGGCTTACGCTGGCAGCAGATGAGTATTGGTCGGGTGAAAGTTGACGGTGATGTGCGCTCCAGCGATCAGATTCAGGGCAAACTGGCGATCCGCGTTGAACAACTGAAGCAGGATGCGCTGGCTATTAATCTGCTGACGCTGAACGCCGACGGTAATGAAAAGCAGCATCAGCTGAAACTGAATGTGCAGGGCGAGCCGGTTTCCGGTCAGCTGGCGCTGAGTGGCAGTTTTGATCGCAAAGAGCAGCGCTGGAAAGGTTCACTGAACAATACCCGCTTCGATACGCCGGTGGGTGAGTGGCGTTTGTCACGCGCGATGACCATCGATTATCTCAACAGCACTCAGACTGCCAGTATTGGCGCGCACTGCTGGCAGAATCCGAATGCGCAGCTCTGCGTGCCGCAAACCATCGAGGCTGGCCCGAGCGGCCATGCGCGCGTGGTGCTGAACCGTTTTGACCTGGCGATGATCAAACCTTTCATGCCTGAGGAAACCGCGCTGAGCGGCGTATTTAACGGTGATGCCGAAGTCAGCTGGACGGCCAATGGCGGCCTGCCGCAGGGGCGGGTCTCACTGAAAGGGAATGGTGTTAAGCTCGAGCAGGATGTGCAGGGCAACACGCTGCCGATTGCTTTCAATACTCTTAACCTGAATGCGGCGTTACGCAACGGTCGCGCCCAGCTCGACTGGTTAATCCGTATTGCCAACAATGGCCAGCTGGATGGTAATGTACAAATTGCCGATCCTGAAGGTCGTCGCACCTTATCCGGTAACGTAAATATTACCGATCTGTCGTTGGCGATGCTGAATCCCGCGCTGATGCAGGGTGAGAAAGTGGCTGGCGTGCTGAACGCCGGCCTGCGTCTTGGCGGTAATCTGCAACGCCCGCAGGTATTTGGCCAGCTGGCGCTGCGCAATGTCGATGTCGACGGTAACTTTATGCCGGTCGATCTCACCAGTGCCAATCTGACGATGCTGTTTAACGGTATGAGCTCGACGCTGGAGGGCTTAATTCAGACCTCGCAAGGGCAGATCAACCTGAATGGTGATGCCGACTGGAGCCAGCTGGATAACTGGCGCGCGCGCGTTGCGGCGAAGGGCAACCGGGTTCGCGTAACCGTGCCGCCAATGGTGCGGATGGATGTCTCGCCGGATCTGGTATTCCAGGCGACGCCATCGATGTTTAATCTGGATGGTCGGGTAGATATTCCGTGGGCGCGGATTACCGTGCAGGAAGTACCGGAAAGTGCGGTTGGAGTTTCGTCTGATGAGGTGATGCTGGATCAAAATCTGCAGCCGATTGCACCAAAATCTGCCGCGATTCCGATCAACAGTAATCTGGTGATTCATATCGGCAATGATGTTCGTCTTGACGCCTTTGGCCTGAAAGCCCGACTGAATGGCGATCTGAAGCTGGTTCAGGATAAACGCGGGCTGGGGCTGAATGGCCAGATTAACATTCCATCTGGTCGCTTCCACGCCTACGGTCAGGATCTTATCGTGCGTAAAGGTGAGCTACAGTTTGCCGGACCGCCAGATCAGCCGTATCTTAACCTCGAAGCCATCCGTAATCCGGAAGCCACTGAAAATGACGTGACCGCCGGGCTGCGCGTCACAGGCCTGGCCGATGAGCCGAAAGTTGAGATCTTCGCCGACCCGGCGATGTCACAGCAGGAAGCCTTGTCCTACCTGTTACGTGGTCAGGGACTCAATTCGGATGGCGACGGTAATGCGCTAACTTCAGCCCTGGTCGGTTTAGGGGTTGCACAAAGTGGGCAGGTTATGGGTAAAATCGGCGAGACATTCGGCGTCAGTAACCTGGCACTTGATACGGCAGGTGTTGGCGACAGTCAGCAGGTGCAGGTCAGTGGCTATGTGCTGCCGGGTCTGCAGGTGAAATACGGTGTTGGCATATTTGATTCACTGGCGACGTTAACCTTGCGTTATCGCCTTATGCCGAAATTCTATTTGGAAGCGGTGTCTGGTATTGATCAGGCACTAGATGTGCTCTATCAGTTTGAGTTTTAG
- a CDS encoding gamma-glutamylcyclotransferase family protein translates to MRIIVYGSLRRKQGNSHWMTNGQWLGDHLIEGYELYSLGHYPGVVQGSGQVYCEVYRIDAAMLGELDALRSKGGEYKRQLVQTPYGSAWLYVYQRSVAGRQRIESGDWLQRDAVDKL, encoded by the coding sequence ATGCGAATAATTGTCTACGGCAGTTTACGGCGCAAGCAGGGTAACAGTCACTGGATGACTAACGGGCAATGGCTGGGCGATCATCTGATCGAAGGCTATGAGCTCTACAGTCTGGGCCATTACCCTGGCGTGGTTCAAGGATCGGGCCAGGTTTATTGCGAAGTTTACCGGATCGATGCCGCCATGTTGGGTGAACTGGATGCCCTGCGTTCCAAAGGCGGAGAGTACAAGCGTCAGCTGGTGCAGACGCCGTACGGTAGTGCCTGGCTGTATGTGTATCAGCGTTCTGTTGCCGGTCGGCAACGCATCGAAAGTGGCGACTGGCTACAACGGGACGCAGTTGACAAGTTGTAG
- the tamA gene encoding autotransporter assembly complex protein TamA: MYCLLIAAPVTQAATIRLQVEGLSGDLQKNVRARLSTISTDEISADGRFRARVSNAIKEGLRALGYYQPDIDFEMRPAPAEGGRPVLIARVKAGEPVRIAGTTVILRGEARNDEDYLRMVREGTPADGTILNHGKFDSFKSNFTNLALRNGYFDGEFLKSQLGVSVERHEAFWDIDYDSGQRYRFGDVSFEGSQIREEYLQNLVPFKKGDYYSSRDLSELNRRLSATGWFNSVVVAPEFAEARESKVLPLNGVVSPRTENTIETGVGYSTDVGPRVKATWKKPWVNSRGHSFATSANISAPEQQLDFSYKVPLLKSPLEQYYLLQGGVKRTDLNDTKADSTTLAVSRYWDLSSGWQKAINLRWSLDHFTQGSVTNTTMLLYPGLSINRTRSRGGLMPVWGDSQRYSVDVSDTTWGSDVDFAVLQAQNVWIRTLAEKHRFVARGNLGWIETNDFERVPPDLRFFAGGDRSIRGYKFKGISPRDSEGKLTGASKLVTGSLEYQYNVTGKWWGAVFVDSGEAVNDIKKDDFKTGAGFGVRWQSPVGPIKLDIARPIGDREEHGLQFYIGLGPEL, translated from the coding sequence ATGTACTGTCTGCTGATTGCCGCGCCTGTGACACAGGCCGCGACTATCCGCTTGCAGGTTGAAGGTTTATCCGGGGATTTACAAAAAAACGTCAGGGCACGTCTTTCAACCATCAGCACTGATGAAATCTCTGCTGACGGGCGCTTTCGTGCACGCGTTTCGAATGCGATAAAGGAAGGTTTGCGCGCGCTGGGTTACTACCAACCCGATATCGATTTTGAGATGCGCCCCGCGCCGGCTGAGGGCGGCCGTCCGGTACTGATTGCCCGGGTGAAAGCCGGTGAACCGGTGAGAATCGCCGGTACGACGGTGATATTGCGCGGTGAGGCACGTAATGATGAGGACTACCTCAGAATGGTGCGCGAGGGGACACCCGCTGATGGCACCATTCTCAATCACGGCAAATTCGACAGCTTCAAAAGTAACTTCACCAATCTCGCGCTGCGCAATGGCTATTTTGATGGCGAATTCCTCAAAAGCCAACTCGGCGTCTCAGTAGAGCGCCACGAAGCGTTCTGGGATATTGATTATGACAGCGGTCAGCGTTACCGCTTCGGCGATGTTAGTTTTGAAGGCTCGCAGATCCGCGAAGAGTATTTGCAAAATCTGGTGCCGTTTAAAAAAGGCGACTACTACAGTTCACGCGATCTGTCCGAGCTGAATCGTCGCTTATCCGCGACCGGCTGGTTTAATTCCGTGGTCGTTGCGCCAGAATTTGCTGAAGCGCGCGAAAGCAAAGTGTTGCCACTGAATGGCGTGGTCTCGCCACGTACTGAGAACACCATTGAAACCGGTGTTGGCTACTCAACTGACGTCGGTCCGCGTGTCAAAGCAACGTGGAAAAAGCCGTGGGTCAACTCGCGCGGCCATAGCTTTGCCACCAGCGCTAATATCTCTGCGCCGGAACAGCAGCTCGATTTCAGCTACAAAGTTCCGCTGCTAAAAAGCCCGCTTGAGCAATATTATCTGCTGCAGGGCGGGGTGAAACGTACTGACCTGAATGATACCAAAGCAGATTCCACCACCCTGGCCGTTTCCCGTTACTGGGATCTGAGCAGCGGCTGGCAGAAAGCGATTAACCTGCGCTGGAGTCTCGATCACTTTACCCAGGGCAGCGTGACGAACACCACCATGCTGCTTTATCCGGGCCTGAGTATTAACCGTACCCGCTCGCGCGGTGGCCTGATGCCGGTCTGGGGCGACTCGCAGCGTTACTCGGTCGATGTCTCCGACACCACCTGGGGCTCAGACGTCGACTTTGCGGTGTTGCAGGCGCAAAACGTCTGGATCCGTACGCTGGCCGAAAAGCACCGCTTTGTGGCGCGTGGCAACCTTGGCTGGATCGAAACCAATGACTTTGAGCGCGTACCGCCGGATCTGCGCTTCTTCGCCGGTGGCGACCGCAGCATTCGCGGCTATAAATTCAAAGGCATTTCACCGCGTGACAGTGAAGGCAAGCTGACCGGTGCCTCGAAACTGGTCACCGGCTCGCTGGAATATCAGTACAACGTCACTGGCAAATGGTGGGGCGCGGTGTTCGTTGACTCCGGTGAAGCGGTGAATGACATCAAAAAGGATGACTTTAAAACCGGCGCCGGTTTTGGCGTGCGCTGGCAGTCTCCGGTTGGGCCGATCAAGCTCGATATTGCCCGACCGATTGGTGACAGAGAGGAACATGGATTGCAGTTTTACATTGGACTGGGGCCTGAACTATGA
- a CDS encoding hemolysin family protein → MLDSLLVILLLIAISAFFSLSEISLAAARKIKLKLLADEGNINAQHVLKMQETPGMFFTVVQIGLNTVAILGGIVGDAAFSPAFRTLFERLAPPELAEQLSFICSFTLVTSFFILFADLTPKRIGMIAPEAIALRIINPMRFCLMIFRPLVWFYNGMANMIFRLFKIPMVRRDDITSDDIYAVVEAGALAGVLRKQEHELIENVFELESRTVPSSMTSRENIVWFDLHEDENSLKEKIARHPHSKFLVCNQDIDHIVGYVDSKELLLRVLGNQSMTLSSGVQIRSALIVPDTLTLSEALESFKTAGEDFAVIMNEYALVVGIITLNDVMTTLMGDLVGQGMEEQIVARDENSWLVEGGTPIDDVMRVLDIDDFPQSGNYETIGGFMMYMLRKIPKRTDFVKFAGYKFEVVDIDSYRIDQLLVTRIVERPVSTITLPKAVEAEE, encoded by the coding sequence ATGCTAGATAGCCTGCTTGTCATATTACTGCTAATCGCGATCAGTGCCTTTTTCTCCCTGTCGGAGATTTCGCTGGCTGCCGCCCGAAAAATTAAACTTAAACTGTTGGCCGATGAGGGCAACATTAACGCGCAACACGTGTTGAAGATGCAGGAAACGCCCGGCATGTTCTTTACCGTGGTGCAGATTGGCCTGAATACCGTGGCTATTCTCGGCGGTATCGTCGGTGATGCCGCCTTCTCTCCTGCTTTCCGCACGCTGTTTGAGCGATTAGCCCCACCGGAACTGGCAGAACAGTTGAGTTTTATCTGTTCATTTACCCTTGTCACCAGCTTCTTTATTCTGTTTGCCGATTTAACCCCAAAACGTATCGGCATGATTGCGCCGGAGGCTATTGCGCTGCGCATTATCAATCCGATGCGCTTTTGCCTGATGATTTTCCGTCCGCTGGTGTGGTTCTACAACGGCATGGCGAATATGATTTTTCGCCTGTTTAAAATTCCGATGGTGCGCAGAGATGACATCACCTCTGATGATATCTATGCGGTGGTGGAAGCCGGTGCGCTGGCCGGGGTACTGCGTAAGCAGGAGCATGAGCTGATTGAGAACGTGTTTGAGCTTGAATCACGTACCGTGCCCTCTTCAATGACCTCGCGCGAGAATATCGTCTGGTTTGATCTGCACGAAGATGAAAACAGCCTGAAAGAGAAAATTGCCCGCCATCCGCACTCAAAATTTCTGGTTTGTAATCAGGATATTGACCATATCGTTGGCTATGTGGACTCCAAAGAGCTGTTGCTGCGCGTGCTCGGCAATCAAAGCATGACGCTGAGCAGCGGCGTGCAGATTCGCTCGGCATTAATCGTACCGGACACCCTGACGTTGTCTGAGGCGCTGGAGAGTTTTAAAACCGCCGGTGAAGACTTTGCGGTCATCATGAACGAATATGCACTGGTGGTGGGGATTATCACGCTGAATGACGTCATGACCACGCTGATGGGCGATCTGGTCGGTCAGGGCATGGAAGAGCAGATTGTTGCCCGTGACGAGAACTCCTGGCTGGTTGAAGGCGGTACGCCGATTGATGATGTTATGCGCGTGCTGGATATCGATGACTTCCCGCAGTCCGGTAACTACGAAACCATTGGCGGTTTTATGATGTATATGCTGCGCAAAATCCCGAAACGTACCGATTTCGTAAAGTTTGCCGGCTATAAATTTGAAGTGGTAGATATCGACAGCTATCGCATCGATCAGTTACTGGTGACACGTATCGTTGAACGCCCGGTTTCTACGATTACGCTGCCAAAAGCGGTTGAAGCCGAAGAGTAA
- a CDS encoding YtfJ family protein — translation MITARCLAIALSLLLPLSAGAHNFVEGQRVAPVGIADKGELSWQQDQFSYKNWNSAQLSGKVRVIQHIAGRSSAKEANAALIEAIKAAQLPHDRYQTTTIVNTDDAIPGTGMFVRSSIESNKKQYPWSQFIVDSNGAAKQAWQLEKGGSAIVVLDKQGTVRYAKDGALTQDEVKQVIALLHNLLK, via the coding sequence ATGATTACTGCCCGCTGTTTAGCCATTGCTCTGTCACTGTTACTGCCGCTCAGTGCCGGTGCTCATAACTTTGTAGAGGGGCAACGCGTAGCCCCGGTCGGCATCGCCGATAAGGGCGAACTTTCCTGGCAACAAGATCAGTTTAGTTATAAAAACTGGAACAGCGCCCAGCTCAGTGGAAAAGTGCGGGTCATCCAACATATTGCCGGTCGGTCTTCAGCCAAAGAGGCAAATGCGGCGCTGATTGAAGCGATCAAAGCCGCTCAGCTGCCGCACGATCGCTATCAGACCACGACAATAGTGAATACCGATGACGCAATTCCCGGCACCGGTATGTTTGTCCGTAGCAGCATTGAAAGTAATAAAAAGCAGTATCCGTGGTCGCAGTTTATTGTCGACAGTAATGGCGCGGCAAAACAGGCATGGCAACTGGAGAAAGGCGGATCGGCGATTGTGGTGCTGGATAAACAAGGAACCGTGCGTTACGCAAAAGATGGCGCGTTGACGCAGGATGAAGTGAAACAGGTAATTGCCTTACTGCATAACTTGTTGAAGTGA